The following proteins are encoded in a genomic region of Neospora caninum Liverpool complete genome, chromosome XI:
- a CDS encoding putative guanylate binding protein: MHPPVPAPRPTSRAPVEPFPACVPGNSQRVGSSLYRSPSSQRVAGASPLALSTSGPAPPMSPACFATGDLASTSLSGVEPKAQKPIRSASKNLADPSLRSAQKSVETDAAGGSHTPRRRCTDTRNGTSAKGLAGQSLKGLNAGDHLASDEELNLVATAPTSRTVSNNRTGVGMSNQNGYRTIDPWASYDARQVRDGAKQAAVFPGLHSASSLSQEPQKTWGAKGQPAGPPQPGCRGGGESGPGDAEYPYATKGSNESCSTAASNHDAARTGGATSWGRLELSDGIRYASAYLGKSFSAGTAVPGREAARGDSQALYASAASIGGDVFFRPGAGTASAPTALPVQHHASYILTDPVTHSGSAALHRAPFSQTYQTSAVVRTVDDWSCPSSISIPFPPTVAAASQEATNGAAAWSGSWKPLQNALSLPSSQPEFHLGVETPGESGSLKQAVWPNPSASSSTGLAHPGASAEAFKPQRGLFCGDMQTLLSNESAGVVGNVATGSFSSTAHAPLPVETLHQPPTSFASTALCPSLALESKLRYTAAPLPPRSYGGRRGSVGGALQSAPLFSTGEKPFSLRSDACIPASHALLEVSESQKVHGRRLSLPATGVSTGSVSFHYGGSDAPRVLPTWSSYTSSSVPGAPASQQGVGVHSILVKNSDLFTHAPAVCGLAEASASLQTTHGQTPASFGGLAPSRSVCTPPLVPSVPLYCLSAAKDQPTSTSVLRSVSAYSAEDRGRGRLSRRAFSPSASVLSSQYPEMSPPSQKSLGPQSVNGDSRSRTVRGAKGSGASSPWSAAATCNSSRSSTYTGESRKGGTASPLGSARSSPDAPQAAAGGRRSASRSFEAWSEGETWAVHAGSGAGNRRDNSGEVAGQKATTAENLGAAASRTMERGSRRDQLARRSTSLGRHAPGFPQQRRGSSRWLSEEKRLKRGNHEPSGNAASQGLQSLLDDAVAAIGAFFVGQEETQETAGKRRDEDNCGQPRRARNADLKTGKEQDGSSASPAVATLRDMSRYPATVDHTAAPVSVAYGQPVASSTASRCLPALPMAPLDSCLTADYLDFRPAVQLSPVRNVTSGISPPAVASAVSWHALSSLLASTSAPPICPPASDDSPDVSPAEAKPDAAPAPTTETVSTGAAAPALADKAEDALEKKRKTRRPAPAGLGDSVRVRDFSPSSPSSRAARVHLFCGVVARLMRPAGGAGAGSPSAQVAFQASFATPFHAASLHSGERSGSVGLTSLLLEKTAKPSNRTRLLSRPLQLIHVNRWDGREVLTIDEQAKKFLHELGTQHIAVLSICGVTQTGKSSLANLLLDDSHMRSAGGFPVGSPAVFGDRGATFGSVSPSAFAGDRSFPGLDRAEGLDEDADDFRGEEAGKKFTQRILSDGCTEGVWIQAVSSGAGDGAADGKDDFVYLILDFEGVGCTRKTVEHDQRLFTLAMLVSHYLIYTTRGVLDADAVSGLASVSLWTQRLLQRGDTGPSGHSPASLDDTSRTSLTREGPSPSEGPSVPSGWCAPPLLWILQDFNFTLSDEDDYPLTETDYLEAILATASHPATCCSPFSSSPFSSPSPFSRTCAELNLPHIRMLRQQLETLFGDRTCLALPHPLGDYQDLGAEGVGCDDATSRAFKSAREIDAEPSFGAFMASPGRPSAFSSSFPAITKRESMGRNSEVLSGPRGSARRASFVLREGSPSPGTFSASSPPLPSRNGRDGVCLETVPVSDFQPIYRRRLQQAKNVVFKECRLKAAQSVAITGAGFVKILQRMIDGINGGQVPESGSVVVVVQREECRKWKEKCEQVFMNDLREAFQSRLPMASRELQEGASALQKKALALFKMHVIGDDDVVRGYKQQLKDRLRKITDRAMEENERHGEWKARSRLRALRERLRIDEKLNERLYESMAQVNEDVERLKQEFNADIRGPSHVYQRVMNDQIDELLAKGSEIVCGALLDQSRLAEKTVHELQQRAQEAQVSLEKTLELEQQLQHRDYETEELRRALQEERAAHRGQATFRSGDFDSDDDFCDSYRRRGSYRRSGRSRVSMSDQSKCFRQKCTIM; encoded by the exons ATGCACCCGCCCGTGCCGGCGCCGCGCCCCACGTCTCGCGCTCCGGTAGAGCCCTTCCCAGCCTGCGTTCCAGGCAATTCTCAGCGTGTCGGGTCTTCTCTTTACCGTTCCCCGTCTTCACAACGCGTCGCGGGCGCCTCGCCACTGGCACTCAGCACCTCGGGTCCAGCGCCTCCCATGAGTCCGGCCTGTTTCGCCACCGGGGATCTCGCATCCACGAGTCTCTCGGGCGTCGAGCCCAAGGCCCAAAAACCCATTCGATCCGCGAGTAAGAACCTGGCGGACCCGAGTCTCCGCAGCGCACAAAAGTCGGTAGAAACAGACGCCGCCGGGGGTTCGCATACACCTCGCCgccggtgtacagacactcgaAACGGGACCAGTGCGAAGGGTCTTGCCGGCCAGTCTTTGAAGGGACTCAACGCCGGAGACCACCTCGCCTCCGACGAAGAATTGAACCTCGTAGCGACTGCACCTACTTCCAGAACTGTGTCGAACAACCGAACGGGCGTAGGGATGTCGAACCAGAACGGCTACCGCACCATCGATCCTTGGGCCTCCTACGATGCCCGACAGGTCCGAGATGGAGCAAAGCAGGCTGCGGTCTTCCCTGGACTTCACAGCGCCAGCAGCCTCTCACAGGAGCCCCAGAAGACGTGGGGGGCAAAGGGCCAGCCTGCGGGCCCTCCGCAGCCAGGCTGTCGCGGCGGAGGTGAGAGCGGCCCAGGAGATGCCGAGTATCCCTACGCGACGAAAGGCTCCAACGAGTCGTGCAGCACGGCCGCCTCCAACCACGACGCGGCGCGCACCGGCGGGGCAACGAGCTGGGGCAGACTGGAATTGTCGGATGGGATCCGATACGCTTCGGCTTATCTCGGGAAGAGTTTCTCCGCGGGAACGGCCGTTCCAGGCAGGGAGGCTGCACGGGGAGACTCGCAAGCGCTCTACGCGTCGGCCGCATCCATAGGCGGCGACGTTTTCTTCAGACCTGGAGCAGGCACTGCATCGGCGCCAACTGCCTTACCCGTCCAGCACCACGCCTCCTACATTCTCACCGATCCCGTGACCCACTCCGGGTCAGCAGCCTTGCACAGGGCACCCTTCTCCCAGACCTACCAGACTTCGGCTGTCGTGAGAACCGTTGACG ACTGGAGCTGTCCCAGTTCCATCTCGATTCCGTTTCCGCCCACGGTGGCCGCGGCTTCTCAAGAGGCGACGAacggcgccgcagcgtgGTCAGGCAGTTGGAAGCCTCTTCAGAATGCTTTATCGCTTCCTTCGTCCCAGCCGGAATTTCACCTGGGCGTCGAGACAccgggagagagcggaagccTGAAACAAGCAGTCTGGCCGAATCCCTCCGCGTCGTCGTCCACGGGGTTGGCGCATCCTGGCGCCTCTGCAGAGGCTTTCAAGCCTCAGCGGGGGCTTTTCTGCGGGGACATGCAAACTCTTCTTTCAAATGAATCGGCAGGGGTCGTGGGGAATGTGGCGACAGGCTCGTTTAGCTCGaccgcgcatgcgccgctccCCGTCGAAACTCTCCATCAGCCGCCGACGAGTTTCGCATCAACGGCGCTGTGCCCGTCCCTGGCTCTCGAGTCGAAGCTGCGGTACACGGCAGCCCCTCTGCCTCCGAGATCCTAcggcgggcggcgcggcagCGTCGGGGGAGCTCTCCAGAGTGCACCTCTTTTCTCGACAGGCGAGAAACCCTTTTCCTTGAGgagcgacgcatgcatcccTGCTTCACATGCTTTGCTGGAAGTCAGTGAGAGCCAGAAGGTTCACGGtcgccggctgtctctgcccgCCACGGGCGTCTCGACTggcagtgtctccttccattacggaggaagcgacgctCCTCGCGTGCTTCCTACTTGGTCTTCCTACACCTCGTCGTCGGTGCCCGGAGCGCCTGCGAGTCAGCAAGGCGTCGGCGTTCACTCGATTCTGGTCAAGAATTCAGACCTCTTCACGCATGCGCCAGCCGTCTGCGGACTCGCGGAGGCAAGCGCTTCACTCCAAACGACTCATGGGCAGACGCCGGCCAGCTTCGGCGGTCTCGCGCCAAGCCgaagtgtatgtacacctccgCTCGTCCCGTCCGTTCCGCTGTActgcctctccgctgcgAAGGACCAGCCGACCTCGACGTCGGTTCTTCGGTCGGTTTCTGCTTACTCTGCAGAggaccgaggaagagggaggctTTCACGGAGAGCTTTCTCGCCGTCAGCCTCCGTTCTCTCTAGCCAGTATCCGGAGATGTCGCCGCCCTCTCAGAAGAGTCTCGGGCCGCAAAGCGTCAACGGAGACTCGAGGTCTCGGACGGTCCGAGGCGCGAAGGGAAGCGGGGCCAGCAGTCCGTGGTCGGCGGCCGCGACGTGCAACAGCAGTCGCAGCAgtacatacaccggagaGTCCAGGAAGGGAGGCACGGCGTCGCCTCTGGGCTCGGCGAGGTCCAGCCCAGATGCGCCTCAGGCCGCAGCtggagggaggcgaagcgccagCAGATCTTTCGAGGCAtggagcgaaggagaaacgtGGGCTGTTCACGCGGGTTCGGGAGCcgggaacagaagagacaacTCGGGGGAAGTCGCCGGCCAGAAGGCAACAACCGCTGAGAACCTCGGCGCGGCCGCGTCAAGAACGATGGAGCGCGGTTCGCGTCGAGACCAGCTTGCGCGGCGGTCGACGAGTCTCGGCCGCCACGCGCCTGGATTTCCCCAGCAGCGTAGAGGAAGCAGCCGGTGGCTGtcggaggagaaaaggctcAAAAGGGGGAACCACGAGCCGAGCGGAAATGCAGCTTCTCAGggtctccagtctctcctgGATGACGCCGTCGCGGCCATTGGAGCTTTCTTTGTCGGGCAGGAAGAAACCCAAGAGACGGCCGGCAAACGCCGCGACGAGGACAACTGCGGCCAGCCGAGAAGAGCCCGAAACGCGGACCTcaaaacaggaaaagaacAGG ATGGAagctctgcctcgcctgccgtCGCTACGCTTCGCGACATGTCGCGGTATCCGGCGACCGTGGACCACACCGCTGCCCCAGTCTCTGTCGCCTACGGCCAGCCTGTTG CGTCTTCGACCGCGTCGCGGTGTCTGCCTGCTCTGCCGATGGCTCCACTAGATTCGTGTTTGACCGCGGATTACCTCGACTTCCGTCCCGCcgtccagctgtctcctgtgcGAAATGTGACGAGCGGCATCTCGCCAcctgccgtcgcctcggccgTGTCCTGGCATGCGctgtcgtctctgctcgcGTCCACCTCGGCCCCGCCGATCTGTCCCCCTGCCTCTGACGATTCGCCCGATGTGTCTCCAGCGGAAGCGAAGCCTGACGCTGCGCCCGCGCCAACCACGGAGACAGTCTCCACGGGCGCGGCGGCTCCCGCGCTCGCTGAcaaggcggaagacgccctggagaagaagaggaagacccgGCGTCCCGCGCCTGCAGGCCTCGGCGACAGCGTGCGCGTCCGGGacttctcgccctcttcgccgtcgtctcgcgccgctcgcgtccACTTGTTTTGTGGGGTCGTGGCGCGGCTGATGAGGCccgcgggcggcgcgggcgcCGGCTCGCCCTCGGCCCAGGTGGCCTTCCAGGCGAGTTTTGCGACGCCGTTCCACGCGGCGAGTCTGCACAGTGGGGAGCGAAGCGGTTCCGTCGGGCTGACGTCTTTGCTcttggagaagacggcgaagcccTCGAACCGGACGCGGCTGTTGTCGAGGCCGCTCCAACTGATTCACGTGAACCGCTGGGACGGTCGGGAAGTTCTGACGATCGAcgagcaggcgaagaagttCCTGCACGAGCTGGGAACGCAGCACATCGCTGTTCTCTCGATCTGCGGGGTCACGCAAACGGGAAAGTCCAGTCTCGCCAACCTCCTCCTCGACGACTCCCACATGCGCTCTGCGGGCGGCTTCCCTGTGGGGAGTCCCGCCGTCTTTGGAGACCGCGGGGCGACTTTCGGAAGTGTCTCTCCCAGTGCCTTCGCAGGGGACCGGAGCTTTCCCGGCCTGGACAGAGCAGAGGGTCTAGACGAGGACGCCGACGACTTTCGAGGTgaagaggcggggaagaaatTCACGCAACGCATCCTCAGCGACGGATGCACAGAAGGCGTCTGGATCCAGGCGGTTTCCTCTGGTGCAGGCGACGGGGCTGCCGACGGAAAGGACGACTTCGTCTACCTCATTCTCGACTTTGAAGGCGTCGG GTGCACACGGAAGACGGTGGAGCACGACCAGCGGCTCTTCACGTTGGCGATGCTGGTGTCGCACTACCTGATTTACACCACGCGCGGCGTGCTGGACGCCGACGCCGTTTCGGgcctcgcttccgtctcgctctggACGCAGCGACTCCTGCAGCGCGGAGACACTGGCCCATCCGGACACTCGCCGGCTTCGCTCGACGACACAAGTCGTACCTCCCTCACTCGAGAAG gtCCGTCTCCCTCCGAGGGACCGTCGGTCCCTTCCGGCTGGTGTGCTCCGCCGCTGTTGTGGATTCTCCAGGACTTCAACTTCACGTTGTCGGACGAGGACGACTATCCGCTTACTGAGACCGACTACCTGGAGGCGATACTGGCCACGGCGTCGCATCCCGCCACGTGCTGCTcgcccttttcctcttctccgttttcttctccgtccccctTCAGCCGCACGTGCGCCGAGTTGAATCTGCCCCACATTCGCATGCTCCGGCAGCAACTGGAGACGCTGTTCGGGGACCGCACGTGTCTCGCTTTGCCCCATCCTCTGGGGGACTACCAGGATCTCGGCGCCGAAGGTGTCGGCTGTGACGACGCgacctctcgcgccttcaaATCCGCAAGGGAGATCGACGCTGAGCCGTCGTTCGGCGCATTCATGGCCTCTCCGGGACGCccgtctgccttctcgtcttccttccctgccATCACCAAGCGCGAGAGCATGGGCCGAAACTCAGAAGTCCTCAGCGGGCCTCGCGGCtccgcgcgccgcgcgtcctTCGTCCTTCGGGAAggttcgccttcgccgggAACGTTTTCGGCCTCGTCCCCGCCCTTGCCGTCAAGGAACGGAAGGGATGGGGTTTGCCTCGAGACCGTGCCGGTCAGCGACTTTCAGCCCATCTACCGGCGGCGGCTTcagcaggcgaagaacgtGGTTTTTAAGGAGTGCCGACTGAAGGCCGCGCAGAGCGTCGCGATAACCGGCGCGGGGTTCGTCAAGATTCTGCAGCGCATGATCGATGGAATCAACGGGGGACAGGTTCCCGAAAGCGGATCCGTCGTTGTTGTCGTCCAGCGAGAAGAGTGCCGAAAGTGGAAGGAAAAGTGCGAACAGGTTTTCATGAACGACTTGCGAGAGGCGTTCCAAAGCCGCCTGCCGATGGCCAGCCGCGAGCTCCAAGAAGGCGCCTCCGCTCTGCAAAAGAAggctctcgccctcttcaaAATGCACGTCATCG GAGACGACGATGTCGTTAGAGGCTACAAGCAGCAACTGAAGGACCGGCTCCGGAAGATTACAGACCGAGCCatggaagaaaacgag AGACACGGCGAGTGGAAGGCGAGGTCGAGGCTCCGCGCTCTTCGCGAGCGTCTACGCATCGACGAAAAGCTGAACGAGAGGCTATATGAGAGCATGGCCCAAGTCAACGAAGACGTCGAGCGACTAAAGCAGGA